One Patescibacteria group bacterium DNA window includes the following coding sequences:
- a CDS encoding helix-turn-helix domain-containing protein translates to MKIINNKKYYTVKELADILKISRVSVFNRIKKGQIKAEKIGNIYIIAAEDAGVMLNNDLTEQLKEEIAKGVLKVINEYGGTLKLLGKE, encoded by the coding sequence ATGAAAATAATTAATAATAAAAAATATTATACAGTTAAGGAGCTGGCCGATATTTTGAAAATCAGCCGAGTTTCTGTTTTTAATAGAATTAAAAAAGGGCAGATTAAAGCGGAAAAAATAGGAAACATTTATATAATCGCCGCTGAAGATGCCGGCGTTATGCTTAATAATGATTTAACCGAACAATTAAAAGAGGAAATCGCCAAAGGAGTTTTAAAAGTAATTAACGAATATGGGGGGACTTTAAAATTATTAGGCAAGGAATAA
- the thrC gene encoding threonine synthase, giving the protein MHNFKLLGKTVDELVVIFDARANPTGAGNTDDPKRKSGVWRFKEWIMPYLPDKHIVSLGEGNVPIVKAGRHLMDWVGGDIDLHLILEGLGPTGSFKDFGGTVMMSVAKAMGIKAVGCASTGDTSAMAAAYAAAAGIKCFVILPKGKVTPVQLAQPLVHGAMVITLPGSFDDCMEVMQELVRDYGAFPANSLNSTRIEGHQATVFLTVQYFGWKLPDWFAVPIGNGSNSSSVGKALRLLTEFGMPNYTKILGCQSRAANPLAKSWGSVRLGNFGAHANFLNQWRNLYQKVEVGETTATAARIGDPVSRNKVMREIVNSEGAMQVAEEEDLNEAVAICGKDGYFVCPQTGIALAGVRNAVRKGWIKKGERVVVVSTATGLKFTDSAAANLEKNIINAGNCKPETVAKILGL; this is encoded by the coding sequence ATGCACAATTTTAAATTATTAGGTAAAACTGTGGACGAGCTCGTGGTGATCTTCGACGCCAGAGCCAATCCCACGGGCGCGGGTAATACTGATGATCCGAAAAGGAAATCCGGGGTCTGGCGGTTCAAGGAATGGATAATGCCGTATCTGCCCGACAAGCACATCGTTTCTCTTGGCGAAGGCAATGTTCCTATCGTCAAGGCCGGGCGCCATTTAATGGACTGGGTCGGCGGTGACATCGATCTCCATCTCATTCTGGAAGGTCTGGGGCCGACCGGTTCGTTCAAGGATTTCGGCGGCACGGTCATGATGTCCGTGGCCAAAGCCATGGGCATCAAGGCGGTCGGTTGCGCTTCTACCGGAGACACTTCGGCCATGGCGGCGGCATACGCGGCCGCGGCCGGCATCAAGTGTTTTGTGATTCTGCCGAAAGGCAAGGTAACGCCGGTTCAACTGGCTCAGCCTTTGGTTCACGGCGCCATGGTCATAACCTTGCCCGGAAGCTTTGACGATTGCATGGAAGTCATGCAGGAGTTGGTTCGTGATTACGGAGCGTTCCCGGCTAATAGTTTGAATTCCACCAGAATTGAAGGCCATCAAGCCACGGTTTTCCTGACGGTGCAGTATTTCGGCTGGAAGCTGCCGGACTGGTTCGCGGTTCCCATCGGCAACGGTAGCAACAGTTCGTCTGTGGGTAAAGCGTTAAGGCTTTTGACCGAATTCGGCATGCCGAATTACACCAAAATCCTCGGCTGCCAGTCAAGAGCGGCTAACCCTTTGGCCAAATCTTGGGGCTCGGTTAGGCTAGGAAATTTTGGAGCGCATGCCAACTTTCTGAACCAATGGCGTAATTTGTACCAAAAGGTTGAAGTGGGTGAGACTACGGCTACTGCCGCCAGAATCGGTGATCCGGTTTCTCGCAATAAGGTTATGCGGGAGATTGTCAATTCAGAAGGAGCCATGCAAGTTGCTGAAGAAGAGGATTTAAACGAGGCCGTGGCCATCTGCGGTAAAGACGGCTATTTCGTCTGCCCGCAGACTGGTATCGCCTTGGCAGGGGTCAGAAACGCCGTCAGAAAAGGCTGGATCAAAAAGGGGGAGCGGGTGGTAGTGGTTTCCACAGCCACAGGCCTTAAGTTTACCGATTCGGCCGCCGCCAACCTGGAGAAAAACATCATCAACGCGGGCAACTGCAAACCCGAAACGGTAGCAAAGATTCTGGGGCTATAG
- a CDS encoding type II toxin-antitoxin system death-on-curing family toxin, which translates to MQIKLITVKEIKNIAHRLAKDTMNWDEPIPEFETRFPHALESCVASPFQKFERKFLYKGLTGKASILFYLLIKNHPFQNGNKRIAVATLLIFLYLNKKWLRATESEIYLLARWVAESPAEAKEEVINYIEKFAKKRLVS; encoded by the coding sequence ATGCAAATAAAATTGATTACTGTCAAAGAAATAAAAAATATTGCCCATCGCTTAGCCAAAGATACGATGAACTGGGACGAGCCTATACCGGAATTTGAAACCAGATTTCCGCATGCCTTAGAAAGCTGCGTGGCTTCGCCGTTTCAAAAATTTGAAAGAAAGTTTTTATATAAAGGCCTGACCGGCAAGGCGTCAATTTTATTTTATCTCTTGATTAAAAACCATCCCTTTCAGAACGGCAATAAAAGAATCGCTGTCGCCACGCTTTTAATTTTTTTGTATTTGAATAAAAAATGGCTTAGGGCCACGGAGTCTGAAATATATCTTTTAGCCAGATGGGTGGCGGAAAGTCCAGCTGAAGCCAAAGAAGAGGTAATTAATTATATTGAGAAGTTTGCGAAGAAGAGGTTGGTAAGTTAA
- a CDS encoding toll/interleukin-1 receptor domain-containing protein has product MLVNRSGFRIFNEYDLGATLDAQFSRVKKDVEINVKISRPENEAKYIADQLEKYKIQALIFRQDDLTVTTREEMIRSEYFGSGFLVDPGKSYSKEVFSFHLPFNGDESLLHCVPSTRIMWTEEVAIEDKEIVFDIINFYNDAEKIKADKDRILKYLIEQAEHVNKQINQYNSNLEQIIRTAIGQTKDKIAQQSELLSKLGVPSKSTNLDRVVPKFGEKIPVSRVVAKKTKKFDVFICHASEDKSFVEKLAEELRRAGVEVWYDDFQLGWGDDLRPAIDNGLKNSLYGLVVLSKSFLAKKKWTEYELNGLFAKEKRNKKVVLPIWHDIKRDDIAQYSLSLADRLAKDSSSVVEIISELNKLLKK; this is encoded by the coding sequence ATGCTAGTAAATAGGTCAGGATTTAGAATATTTAATGAGTATGATTTGGGCGCAACACTAGATGCGCAATTTTCTCGTGTTAAAAAAGATGTTGAGATAAATGTAAAGATTTCACGCCCAGAAAATGAAGCAAAGTATATTGCCGACCAGCTAGAAAAATATAAAATTCAGGCATTAATATTCAGGCAGGATGATTTAACGGTTACAACGAGGGAAGAAATGATCCGATCAGAATATTTTGGCTCCGGTTTTCTAGTTGATCCAGGGAAAAGTTATTCGAAAGAGGTTTTTTCATTCCATCTACCCTTTAACGGAGACGAAAGCTTATTGCATTGTGTGCCCTCCACAAGAATTATGTGGACTGAGGAAGTTGCGATAGAAGATAAGGAAATAGTTTTTGACATAATTAATTTTTATAATGACGCGGAAAAGATAAAGGCGGACAAAGATAGGATTCTTAAGTACTTAATTGAACAGGCCGAGCATGTAAATAAACAGATTAATCAGTATAACTCAAACTTAGAGCAAATTATCCGGACGGCTATAGGGCAAACTAAAGATAAAATAGCCCAGCAATCCGAATTACTTAGCAAGTTAGGTGTTCCTTCTAAAAGTACAAATTTAGATAGGGTGGTTCCTAAATTTGGAGAAAAAATTCCAGTTTCACGAGTTGTGGCTAAAAAAACAAAAAAATTTGATGTTTTTATTTGCCACGCAAGTGAAGATAAATCATTCGTGGAAAAACTAGCCGAAGAACTTAGGAGGGCTGGCGTTGAGGTGTGGTACGATGATTTTCAGCTTGGTTGGGGTGATGATTTACGGCCGGCAATAGACAATGGTTTAAAAAATTCTCTTTATGGTTTAGTCGTTCTGTCAAAATCTTTTTTAGCCAAGAAGAAATGGACAGAATATGAATTAAACGGTTTATTCGCAAAAGAAAAACGAAATAAGAAAGTTGTTTTACCTATTTGGCACGATATTAAAAGGGATGATATCGCTCAATATAGCCTATCGCTGGCTGATCGTTTAGCTAAAGATTCCTCATCAGTAGTGGAAATTATTTCGGAATTAAATAAATTACTGAAAAAGTAG